One part of the Solanum dulcamara chromosome 8, daSolDulc1.2, whole genome shotgun sequence genome encodes these proteins:
- the LOC129900730 gene encoding uncharacterized protein LOC129900730, translated as MEGQQQQKLLATMKYLLCIVGFVVLLSIAGANGAGECGRNSPDMEAMKLIPCAEAASDENASVSRSCCSQIQKLGQNPKCLCAVMLSNTAKNSGANPEVAITIPKRCNLANRPIGYKCGPYTLP; from the exons ATGGAAgggcaacaacaacaaaaattacTTGCAACAATGAAATACTTGTTATGTATTGTGGGATTTGTTGTTCTATTAAGCATTGCTGGAGCTAATGGAGCTGGTGAATGCGGGCGAAATTCTCCGGATATGGAAGCTATGAAGTTGATTCCTTGTGCGGAAGCAGCATCAGATGAGAATGCATCCGTTTCCAGGAGTTGTTGTTCACAAATACAAAAATTGGGACAAAACCCGAAATGTCTCTGTGCTGTTATGCTCTCAAATACTGCTAAGAACTCTGGAGCCAATCCTGAAGTTGCTATAACCATTCCTAAGCGTTGCAACCTCGCTAATCGTCCCATTGGCTACAAATGTGGAC CTTACACTCTGCCTTGA